One genomic region from Melioribacteraceae bacterium encodes:
- a CDS encoding TPM domain-containing protein yields the protein MKNRLIYNFFSDDDFLRISGQIKKSELTTSGEIRISIREKRSMLEFKKEIRQLAEKEFKRLGMNNTRDKTGILLFLLLGERQFYILADEGINSKVTVDTWDMIRDEIQERFRNGKFAGGIIHGIERVGKILADHFPIKSDDRNELSNKVIVN from the coding sequence ATGAAAAACAGATTAATCTATAATTTTTTCAGCGATGACGATTTCCTCAGGATTTCCGGTCAGATTAAAAAATCGGAACTTACCACATCAGGCGAGATCCGAATTTCTATAAGGGAAAAACGGTCAATGCTCGAATTTAAAAAAGAGATTCGTCAGCTCGCCGAGAAGGAATTCAAGCGGCTTGGAATGAATAATACGCGGGATAAGACCGGAATACTTTTATTTCTTCTTTTAGGCGAAAGACAATTCTACATTCTTGCGGATGAAGGTATTAACAGTAAAGTCACAGTCGATACATGGGACATGATCAGAGATGAAATCCAGGAACGTTTCCGAAACGGAAAGTTTGCAGGCGGTATTATTCACGGCATCGAACGCGTGGGAAAAATTCTGGCGGATCATTTCCCAATTAAATCCGACGACAGGAACGAACTCTCTAATAAAGTGATTGTGAATTAA
- the gpmA gene encoding 2,3-diphosphoglycerate-dependent phosphoglycerate mutase: MYKVVLLRHGESEWNKLNLFTGWTDVDLSEKGLNEAHQAGKTLKSEGFRFDVAFTSVLKRAIRTLDITLDEMDLMWIPVIKNWRLNERHYGALQGLNKAETAEKYGNEKVKIWRRSYDVPPPALEIEDERYPGKDPRYSELDKNDIPLTESLKLTVDRFLPYWHQSIAPVIKSGKKVIIAAHGNSLRALVKYLDNIPESEIVELNIPTGIPLVYELDTNLKPVKHYYLGDQEAINAAINAVAKQAEKK; encoded by the coding sequence ATGTATAAGGTAGTATTATTAAGACATGGCGAAAGCGAATGGAACAAATTAAATCTTTTTACCGGATGGACCGATGTCGACTTATCCGAAAAGGGACTTAACGAAGCTCACCAGGCAGGTAAAACTCTTAAATCGGAAGGATTCAGGTTTGACGTCGCATTTACTTCTGTGTTGAAAAGAGCGATACGGACACTCGATATTACACTCGATGAGATGGATTTGATGTGGATCCCGGTTATAAAGAACTGGCGGCTTAACGAAAGACATTACGGCGCTCTCCAGGGATTGAATAAAGCCGAGACCGCAGAAAAATACGGTAACGAAAAAGTCAAAATCTGGCGCAGAAGTTACGACGTTCCCCCGCCGGCTCTGGAAATTGAGGATGAAAGATATCCCGGTAAAGATCCGCGTTACTCTGAACTGGATAAGAACGATATTCCGCTCACGGAAAGTCTTAAACTAACCGTTGACCGGTTTCTTCCTTACTGGCATCAGAGTATTGCTCCGGTAATTAAAAGCGGTAAGAAGGTTATTATTGCCGCTCACGGAAACAGTCTCCGCGCCCTTGTTAAGTATCTGGATAATATTCCCGAATCTGAAATTGTTGAACTGAATATTCCAACGGGAATTCCGCTGGTATATGAACTCGACACGAACCTGAAACCGGTAAAACATTATTATCTCGGTGATCAGGAGGCGATTAACGCAGCTATTAATGCTGTGGCTAAACAGGCGGAAAAGAAGTAG
- a CDS encoding PorV/PorQ family protein, with amino-acid sequence MKRLILLFSFFFLALSIVQSQTVIGKYAGEFLAIGVGGRALAMGSAHTAVVGDVTAGYWNPAGLARINYPQFSLMHEEHFGSLVNYNYGAVAIPYGKDMSFGVSLIRLSIDGIPDTRNALYDANGDGILDIHTDRLDYSKITEFSNTDWALYLSFAKRHSEKFYWGANVKIIRRDLAEYGATGIGFDVGALYMPFDNLYLGANIQDVTTTLVAWSTGRNELITPTAKIGAAYSFEFLGGRILPALDLDLRFENRKYASMFNVGPVSFDLHTGFEYNYKNIFAVRAGYNDVKQFTLGAGIYLPKLQIDYSFARFSQSESDRLPDSHRISLILTLEEPNFLRGGE; translated from the coding sequence ATGAAAAGGTTAATCCTTCTTTTCTCCTTTTTCTTTTTAGCCCTCTCAATCGTTCAATCCCAGACAGTTATCGGAAAGTACGCAGGTGAATTTTTAGCAATCGGAGTCGGAGGCCGTGCCCTTGCTATGGGATCGGCGCATACTGCGGTTGTAGGTGATGTTACAGCGGGATACTGGAATCCGGCAGGATTAGCACGCATTAATTACCCGCAATTCTCCTTAATGCACGAAGAGCATTTCGGTAGCCTGGTTAATTATAATTACGGTGCTGTAGCAATTCCTTACGGCAAGGATATGAGTTTTGGCGTAAGTCTGATCCGTTTAAGCATAGACGGAATTCCCGATACCCGAAATGCCCTTTACGATGCAAACGGCGACGGGATTCTCGATATCCATACAGACCGTCTCGACTATTCGAAGATAACCGAATTCAGCAATACGGACTGGGCTCTTTATCTTTCGTTTGCAAAGCGACATTCGGAGAAATTCTACTGGGGTGCTAACGTTAAAATAATCAGGCGCGATCTCGCAGAGTATGGAGCTACAGGAATCGGCTTTGATGTAGGCGCTCTTTATATGCCGTTTGATAATCTCTACCTGGGTGCGAATATTCAGGACGTTACAACAACTCTTGTTGCGTGGAGTACAGGCAGAAATGAATTGATAACCCCCACCGCAAAGATTGGTGCCGCATACAGTTTCGAATTTTTAGGAGGACGGATTTTACCCGCGCTCGATCTCGACTTGAGATTTGAGAACAGGAAATATGCTTCGATGTTTAACGTGGGGCCGGTAAGTTTCGATCTTCACACCGGATTCGAGTACAATTATAAAAATATATTCGCGGTACGTGCCGGTTATAACGATGTAAAACAATTTACTCTGGGTGCCGGAATTTATTTACCCAAGCTTCAGATCGATTATTCGTTCGCACGCTTCAGTCAGTCGGAATCTGACCGGCTTCCGGATTCGCACCGTATATCACTAATACTTACACTTGAAGAACCTAACTTTTTAAGAGGCGGAGAATAA
- a CDS encoding RNA polymerase sigma factor, with translation MSNPLENIIDFTLIYNRYKRQLFNFSLKMVNDRFTCEDIIQNVFIKLFENLKSIRNPDRIQYWLFSTARNEIYTFYRRKKVHLDQFGAEDSTEIDIESGDNVDYEYEQKELSEIVMNELNKIAIEQKEIFLLKEYGGLSYKEIAEVMKIDEDLVKSRLFKTRQKLIKRLSRIVTR, from the coding sequence TTGAGTAATCCCCTCGAAAATATTATTGATTTCACGCTTATTTATAACCGTTACAAGCGTCAACTCTTCAACTTCTCGCTTAAAATGGTTAACGATAGGTTTACATGCGAAGATATTATTCAAAACGTGTTCATTAAATTATTTGAGAATCTGAAGTCGATAAGAAATCCAGACCGCATCCAGTACTGGCTTTTCAGTACTGCGAGAAACGAGATTTATACTTTCTACCGAAGGAAAAAAGTCCATCTCGATCAGTTCGGAGCCGAGGATAGTACTGAGATAGATATCGAATCAGGCGACAATGTGGATTATGAATATGAACAGAAAGAGCTTTCGGAAATTGTTATGAACGAATTGAATAAAATTGCGATTGAACAAAAGGAGATTTTTCTGCTGAAGGAATACGGCGGTCTGAGCTACAAAGAAATTGCCGAGGTTATGAAAATAGATGAAGACCTTGTGAAAAGCCGGCTCTTCAAAACAAGACAGAAATTAATAAAGAGATTATCCAGAATCGTAACGAGGTAA
- a CDS encoding energy transducer TonB yields MKKCFLLIFVIIITVSCEKQRIEVLNENEVEYFNIAELDSGFSNDKLLSHIKLDSYADELKSENKNSSVRFYFHYEIFIDENGNTEKIRPINKIPADVILGPDSVEFKLNTAKMTEEYAKILENEKFPVGYKNGKPVKYSFISKWGIVSVGEEDESKQQIVPSDFFIAVDESPGPVGGMAAIQKKITYPEIAKRAGIQGKVFVKAYVDENGNVVKAEILKKAHPALDSAAVDAVMKTKFNPGRQKGKPVKTQISIPIVFALK; encoded by the coding sequence ATGAAAAAATGTTTCTTGTTAATCTTCGTAATTATAATCACCGTCAGCTGTGAAAAACAGAGAATAGAAGTGCTTAATGAAAATGAAGTAGAGTACTTTAATATAGCGGAATTAGACTCGGGCTTTTCAAACGATAAACTTTTGAGTCACATAAAACTTGATAGTTATGCTGATGAATTGAAGTCCGAAAATAAAAATTCATCGGTCAGATTCTATTTCCACTATGAGATTTTTATTGACGAAAATGGTAATACAGAGAAAATCCGCCCAATAAATAAGATTCCCGCCGATGTAATACTTGGTCCTGATTCTGTTGAATTCAAGTTAAATACAGCAAAGATGACAGAAGAATATGCAAAGATCCTGGAAAACGAAAAGTTTCCGGTTGGTTATAAAAATGGTAAACCCGTTAAGTATAGTTTTATTAGTAAATGGGGAATCGTTTCTGTTGGCGAAGAGGATGAATCAAAACAACAGATCGTTCCAAGTGATTTCTTTATTGCGGTTGATGAATCTCCGGGTCCGGTTGGCGGAATGGCGGCAATTCAGAAAAAAATTACTTACCCGGAAATTGCCAAAAGAGCCGGTATACAGGGCAAAGTCTTTGTTAAAGCGTATGTTGATGAAAACGGGAATGTTGTTAAAGCGGAAATACTTAAAAAAGCTCATCCTGCTCTTGATTCTGCGGCTGTTGACGCAGTAATGAAAACCAAATTCAATCCAGGAAGACAAAAAGGCAAACCTGTTAAAACACAGATTTCTATACCAATAGTTTTTGCACTTAAATGA
- a CDS encoding energy transducer TonB codes for MKTLKNIFIIVFALIMISGNIISAQDKKELDKMPTPLGGMQAIVKNVVYPEDAKKDKIEGKVFVRAQINEQGDVTDVKIEKGDNKLLIDAAVKAVKATKFIPGELKGKKVKAEVVVPIVFKLS; via the coding sequence ATGAAAACTCTAAAAAACATCTTCATAATCGTATTTGCTCTTATTATGATATCAGGGAATATTATTTCAGCTCAGGATAAGAAAGAGCTCGATAAAATGCCGACACCCTTAGGTGGTATGCAGGCAATAGTCAAGAATGTTGTTTATCCAGAAGACGCTAAAAAGGATAAGATTGAAGGGAAAGTATTTGTCCGGGCTCAAATCAATGAGCAGGGAGATGTAACAGATGTAAAAATAGAAAAAGGGGATAATAAACTTCTGATAGATGCCGCCGTTAAAGCGGTTAAAGCTACCAAATTTATACCGGGCGAGCTTAAAGGAAAAAAAGTGAAGGCGGAAGTAGTTGTTCCGATTGTGTTCAAACTCAGTTAA
- the rseP gene encoding RIP metalloprotease RseP: MDYIIYFIITVGILVFVHEFGHFAAAKMCKIRVDAFAIGFGKRICGYNKIDGFSWGDLPKDWDGKGNTDYRLCIFPLGGYVKVAGMVDESMDTKFMESEPQPWEFRSKPTYQKLFVITAGVLMNLLLTVSIFWGINFFQGKQVFKSTTISKIEENSFASKAGFKSYDKIISIDGIPTKDWDEIIDNLLVSSKANVTVQVERDGIEQKFDVSRNLITEGSQNGFFLFPYPTQPFIQDVMSDSPAEDAGIKPGDIFISIDGSELKDREQVVQLISSNKEKNIEIIFLRGEDTLKVMINPGIEGKIGIAVTDAYTGEFEFKTYGFFGALTHSIDNIGQYTILTFGMLKNVITGKIAFNQAFGGPVKIAQYAARSADTGISSFLFFLAMLSLSLAIINILPFPALDGGHFIIILIEGIFRRELPLKVKIAIQNAGFVLLLALMAFIIYSDIISL; the protein is encoded by the coding sequence ATGGATTATATAATATATTTTATCATTACTGTAGGTATTCTGGTATTCGTTCATGAGTTCGGACATTTTGCTGCGGCAAAAATGTGTAAGATCCGTGTTGATGCATTTGCAATAGGATTCGGAAAAAGGATTTGTGGATATAACAAGATTGACGGTTTCTCATGGGGAGATCTTCCAAAAGATTGGGATGGAAAAGGGAATACAGATTACCGGTTATGCATCTTCCCGTTAGGAGGATATGTAAAAGTTGCAGGTATGGTTGATGAAAGCATGGATACCAAGTTTATGGAATCCGAACCTCAACCGTGGGAATTCCGTTCAAAACCGACTTACCAAAAGCTTTTCGTTATTACGGCCGGTGTCTTGATGAATCTGCTTCTTACAGTTTCAATTTTCTGGGGAATTAATTTTTTCCAGGGAAAACAGGTTTTTAAATCCACAACTATCAGTAAAATTGAAGAAAATAGTTTCGCTTCCAAAGCCGGTTTCAAATCCTATGATAAAATTATTTCCATCGACGGTATTCCGACAAAAGACTGGGATGAAATAATCGACAACCTTCTTGTAAGCAGTAAGGCTAATGTTACAGTCCAGGTTGAACGAGATGGAATTGAGCAGAAATTTGATGTCTCAAGGAATTTAATTACCGAGGGTTCTCAAAACGGATTTTTCCTTTTCCCATATCCCACTCAACCATTCATACAGGATGTAATGAGTGATTCCCCGGCTGAAGATGCGGGCATAAAACCAGGAGATATTTTCATCTCTATTGACGGCAGCGAACTAAAGGATCGTGAACAGGTTGTTCAATTAATTTCATCGAATAAAGAAAAGAATATTGAGATCATCTTTTTACGCGGCGAGGATACATTAAAAGTAATGATCAATCCCGGTATTGAGGGCAAAATAGGAATTGCTGTTACTGATGCGTACACAGGCGAATTTGAATTCAAGACATACGGATTCTTCGGGGCTCTTACCCACAGCATCGATAATATAGGTCAGTATACAATTCTAACATTCGGAATGCTTAAAAACGTTATTACGGGGAAAATTGCCTTCAACCAGGCATTCGGCGGACCCGTAAAAATTGCTCAATACGCGGCACGCTCTGCGGATACGGGAATAAGTTCGTTTCTGTTTTTCCTTGCAATGCTAAGTCTTTCTCTGGCAATAATTAATATTCTCCCTTTCCCTGCTCTGGACGGCGGACATTTTATAATTATTCTCATTGAAGGAATTTTCAGAAGGGAATTACCTCTCAAAGTCAAGATCGCGATTCAGAACGCCGGCTTTGTATTACTACTTGCTTTAATGGCATTTATAATTTACAGCGACATTATAAGCTTATAA
- a CDS encoding 1-deoxy-D-xylulose-5-phosphate reductoisomerase yields MKRLLLLGSTGSIGSNTLELVRKFPDEYRITGLTVNQNIETLAAQIKEFNPKSVVVADIEKAKSLKNLINNHCEILSGDEGILEITRRGDYDVIVSAMVGFSGLGPTIEAIKLGKRIALANKETLVVSGKLIIELCRQYSSELIPVDSEHSAIFQCLTGEDESSIKKLILTASGGPFLHKSKQYLENVTVEDALKHPNWKMGSKITIDSATMMNKGLEVIEAFWLFNLPKDRIEVLVHPQSVIHSMVEFTDGSIKAQLSTPDMKLPILYALSYPSRLVYGGVSTDFKKISELTFFDPNFNKFECLKLAYDVIEEGGTAPCILNAANEVAVEKFLSGKIKFLQIPEMVKDALNNISKSKESDLEVIKECDSLTRNYLNKKYN; encoded by the coding sequence ATGAAAAGGTTACTTCTACTTGGTTCAACAGGTTCAATCGGCTCAAACACTCTCGAGTTAGTCCGTAAATTCCCTGACGAGTACCGGATAACCGGATTAACCGTCAATCAGAATATTGAAACGCTTGCCGCTCAGATAAAGGAATTTAATCCCAAAAGCGTTGTTGTAGCAGATATCGAAAAAGCAAAATCCCTTAAGAACCTGATTAACAACCACTGTGAAATTCTCTCGGGTGACGAAGGGATTTTAGAGATCACCCGACGCGGAGATTATGACGTAATCGTTTCAGCTATGGTCGGATTTTCCGGATTAGGACCAACTATTGAAGCAATTAAACTTGGAAAAAGAATTGCCCTTGCAAACAAAGAAACTCTTGTGGTTTCCGGAAAACTTATCATTGAGCTTTGCCGCCAGTACAGTTCCGAGTTAATACCCGTGGATTCCGAACACAGTGCAATTTTTCAATGCCTGACCGGAGAAGATGAATCTTCAATTAAAAAGTTAATTCTTACTGCTTCCGGCGGACCGTTTCTACACAAAAGCAAACAGTATCTAGAAAATGTAACCGTGGAAGATGCATTGAAGCATCCCAACTGGAAAATGGGAAGCAAGATTACAATTGATTCTGCAACTATGATGAATAAAGGTCTGGAAGTGATTGAAGCTTTCTGGCTTTTCAATCTCCCGAAAGACCGGATTGAAGTATTAGTTCATCCTCAATCGGTAATCCATTCCATGGTTGAATTCACGGACGGTTCAATAAAAGCGCAATTAAGTACTCCCGATATGAAACTTCCTATTCTATATGCTTTATCATATCCTTCCCGTTTAGTATACGGTGGTGTTTCCACAGATTTTAAAAAAATAAGCGAGTTGACGTTTTTTGACCCTAATTTTAATAAATTTGAATGCCTGAAACTGGCTTATGATGTAATTGAAGAGGGCGGGACCGCACCATGTATTCTTAACGCTGCTAATGAAGTTGCGGTAGAAAAATTCCTTTCCGGTAAAATTAAATTTCTGCAAATACCGGAAATGGTTAAGGATGCTCTAAATAATATTTCTAAAAGTAAGGAATCAGATTTGGAAGTAATAAAAGAGTGTGATTCGCTTACAAGAAATTATCTTAATAAAAAATATAATTAA
- a CDS encoding FlgD immunoglobulin-like domain containing protein — protein sequence MKRKIIMPFFIIAALATSILVSQSFRVSQIPNGGINSCSNCHFNPNGGGPRNSFGQTVESGFLNSQGNVVWGPSLANIDSDGDGFSNGVELQNPSGNWTGGPIGDQGKVTNPGDPLSKPNPTSVTELTIPNQYKLYNNYPNPFNPSTRIVFEIPKNEVVSLRIYDINGQLVRSLADEDLPAGRHERLWDGKDNTGNIAASGIYIYRLSAGYFDRSARMLLMK from the coding sequence ATGAAACGAAAAATAATAATGCCGTTTTTTATTATAGCCGCACTTGCCACATCTATACTCGTTTCACAAAGTTTTAGAGTCAGCCAGATTCCAAATGGGGGAATAAACTCTTGTTCAAATTGCCATTTCAATCCAAATGGTGGCGGACCGCGAAATAGTTTCGGTCAAACCGTTGAAAGCGGTTTTCTAAATTCTCAGGGGAATGTTGTATGGGGGCCATCGCTGGCTAATATCGACTCTGATGGTGATGGTTTCTCAAACGGAGTGGAACTTCAGAATCCTTCCGGGAATTGGACCGGGGGACCAATCGGGGATCAGGGAAAAGTGACAAATCCAGGAGATCCGCTCAGTAAACCGAACCCTACATCTGTAACTGAACTAACAATCCCAAATCAATATAAACTTTATAATAATTATCCTAATCCTTTCAATCCTTCAACAAGAATTGTTTTCGAAATCCCTAAGAATGAGGTTGTTTCTTTAAGAATATATGATATCAACGGGCAGCTTGTTCGATCACTTGCAGATGAAGATTTACCGGCCGGGAGGCATGAGAGACTATGGGATGGTAAAGATAATACAGGAAATATAGCTGCTTCGGGCATTTATATTTATCGGCTTTCTGCCGGTTACTTCGATCGTTCCGCAAGAATGCTATTAATGAAATAA
- a CDS encoding helix-turn-helix transcriptional regulator, with translation MPAQFSIINSIGYIVIIFSLPELTTKYKVGFVLFLIFYLLIDISSLSSLIAMIFSVLFILIYFANNIIHEIRLDGKISLFFIPLFSTYLVLIVTTFASYTTSIPSDNIFYARIILIILINILLTLYGPDRKINFTFGYNPELKKKSLHNIDLSREEYNLYLDRGFSDREIQIFQLLRAGFSNNEIARKLGIGKKTVESHLRNLRSKLKIKSLTELRDTLKDREKIADSF, from the coding sequence ATGCCCGCCCAGTTTTCAATAATCAATTCCATTGGCTATATAGTAATTATTTTTTCGCTTCCGGAATTAACAACAAAATACAAGGTTGGATTTGTTCTGTTTTTAATTTTTTATTTATTGATCGACATTAGTTCATTGTCCTCATTAATTGCAATGATATTCTCAGTTCTATTTATACTAATTTATTTTGCGAATAATATTATTCATGAGATCAGGCTGGATGGGAAGATCAGCCTGTTTTTTATTCCTCTCTTTTCTACTTATTTAGTTTTAATCGTCACAACATTTGCATCGTATACTACATCCATTCCATCAGACAATATATTTTATGCTAGAATTATTTTAATAATTCTAATTAATATTTTATTAACTCTATACGGACCGGATAGAAAAATAAATTTCACTTTCGGCTATAATCCAGAATTAAAGAAAAAATCACTTCATAACATTGATCTAAGTAGAGAAGAATACAATCTTTATCTGGACAGGGGATTCTCCGACAGAGAGATACAAATCTTTCAATTGCTAAGGGCAGGATTTTCAAATAATGAAATTGCAAGAAAATTAGGAATCGGGAAAAAAACTGTTGAAAGTCATCTCCGAAATTTAAGATCAAAATTAAAAATAAAATCACTGACAGAGCTACGGGACACATTGAAAGACCGCGAAAAAATTGCAGACTCATTTTGA